Proteins encoded in a region of the Podospora pseudopauciseta strain CBS 411.78 chromosome 6, whole genome shotgun sequence genome:
- a CDS encoding hypothetical protein (COG:S; EggNog:ENOG50): MQLLHILAAFPLTALAALNGRCTGSEATGEWGSKGICIRTSTCSSAGGAYKTGACPSDPADVKCCLVGRGPSVGTNPCGGASWCDWTSNTCSGSRLTGYCPGGSNYKCCRL; encoded by the exons ATgcagctcctccacatcctcgcAGCCTTCCCTCTCACGGCCCTTGCCGCCCTCAACGGCCGATGCACTGGTTCCGAAGCCACGGGCGAGTGGGGCTCCAAGGGCATCTGCATCAGGACTTCGACCTGCAGCAGTGCCGGCGGTGCTTACAAGACTGGCGCCTGCCCGTCTGACCCTGCCGATGTCAAGTGCTGCCTGGTGGGCCGTGGTCCTTCCGTTGGCACCAACccttgtggtggtgcttcGTGGTGTGACTGGACCTCCAACACATGCAGTGGTAGCCGACTGACTG GATACTGCCCCGGCGGATCCAACTACAAATGCTGCAGGCTCTAG